Proteins from one Staphylococcus saprophyticus subsp. saprophyticus ATCC 15305 = NCTC 7292 genomic window:
- a CDS encoding ribosomal-processing cysteine protease Prp — MITVDVTLNDAGQVTDVIMDGHAEHGEYGHDIVCAGASAVLFGSVNAIMGLTSEKPDIDYNDDGGYFHVRSVDTTNEQAQLILQAMLVSLQTIEEEYKENIRLNYK; from the coding sequence ATGATTACTGTTGATGTTACATTGAACGATGCCGGTCAAGTAACTGATGTTATCATGGATGGTCATGCAGAACATGGCGAATATGGACATGATATAGTTTGTGCAGGTGCATCCGCAGTTCTCTTCGGAAGTGTTAATGCTATAATGGGATTAACAAGTGAGAAGCCCGACATTGATTACAATGATGACGGTGGATATTTCCACGTTAGAAGTGTAGACACTACAAATGAACAAGCGCAATTAATTCTTCAAGCAATGCTCGTATCATTGCAAACAATTGAAGAGGAATATAAAGAAAATATTAGACTAAATTATAAGTGA
- a CDS encoding prepilin peptidase, with translation MFLLFLICPILFSYLYQLSFVEKLDLTYFKLRSHCDYCYRQLRIYEMIPIFSFLFQRGKTTCCNKQLNRCYFVGESLALLPVFFVLQYNTLLNIDYSTFLLIYLFLLVLALYDIATFSIPLHMLFIFTFCICVIVPIHFISFLLVSSLLHLIYFFCNKSIGYGDILVFSVLALALPFSLFRYLFLFTFIIGGVFALFHFIFFRNTKQCVPLIPFIFFAFNLTIIFQQSISYGVKFL, from the coding sequence GTGTTTCTATTGTTTTTAATTTGCCCTATTTTATTTAGTTATTTATATCAGTTAAGTTTTGTAGAGAAGCTTGATTTGACTTACTTTAAATTACGTTCGCATTGCGATTATTGTTATCGACAACTTCGAATTTATGAAATGATCCCGATATTTAGCTTTTTATTTCAAAGAGGTAAAACGACATGTTGTAATAAACAACTCAATCGTTGTTATTTCGTTGGTGAAAGTCTTGCTTTATTACCAGTATTTTTTGTACTACAATATAACACTTTATTAAACATAGATTATTCCACTTTTTTACTCATTTATTTATTCTTACTTGTGCTTGCACTTTATGATATTGCTACCTTTTCAATCCCCTTACATATGCTGTTTATTTTTACATTTTGTATTTGTGTTATAGTACCGATACACTTCATTTCTTTTTTACTCGTAAGTAGTTTACTTCATTTAATATATTTCTTTTGTAATAAATCAATTGGATACGGAGACATTCTTGTCTTCTCTGTATTAGCATTAGCACTGCCGTTTTCTTTATTTAGATACCTTTTTTTATTTACTTTTATTATCGGTGGCGTATTTGCGTTATTTCATTTCATATTTTTTAGAAATACCAAACAGTGTGTACCACTGATTCCTTTTATCTTTTTTGCATTTAATCTCACAATCATATTCCAACAAAGTATAAGCTACGGAGTGAAGTTCTTATGA
- the mreC gene encoding rod shape-determining protein MreC: MSKFFKNNKLIVILCAIIVFIALIGVSLRSQSQSPVEQYVGDSVAFGQKAVSYPVQFVTGSINNLFSNDGSKEQSKKLKQLEAENERLESENKKYKKELDIEDISKFEPISSTVLSRNPDQWMNTLIINQGSKDGIQNNMAVMTSEGLVGRISKVNQFSSQVDLISTNTRANRLSVNIQHDSKNVFGLIDHYDSKSEELVITDINNKDSIKKGDKVVTSGLADQLPSSIYIGEVSKVENDEYGLSKEVRVKTAANLSDLNHVYVAKRDPKTIPDDGSGDN; this comes from the coding sequence TTGTCAAAGTTTTTTAAAAACAACAAATTGATTGTTATTTTGTGTGCAATCATTGTGTTTATTGCCTTAATAGGCGTGTCTTTACGTTCGCAATCGCAATCACCGGTAGAACAATACGTAGGGGATTCTGTAGCGTTTGGACAAAAAGCGGTAAGTTATCCTGTGCAATTTGTGACTGGATCAATTAATAATCTATTTTCAAACGATGGTTCAAAAGAGCAATCGAAAAAATTGAAGCAATTAGAAGCTGAAAATGAAAGATTAGAAAGTGAAAATAAAAAGTATAAAAAAGAATTGGATATTGAAGATATATCTAAGTTTGAACCCATCTCTAGTACGGTTTTATCTAGGAATCCAGATCAGTGGATGAATACATTAATCATTAATCAAGGGTCTAAAGATGGCATTCAAAATAATATGGCTGTCATGACATCAGAAGGCTTAGTTGGTCGTATTTCTAAAGTTAATCAATTTTCATCTCAGGTTGATTTGATTTCAACCAATACACGTGCCAATCGATTATCAGTAAATATCCAACACGATAGTAAAAATGTCTTTGGTTTAATTGATCATTATGATTCGAAAAGTGAAGAATTAGTAATTACTGATATTAATAACAAAGATAGCATTAAAAAAGGAGATAAAGTTGTTACGAGTGGTTTAGCGGATCAACTACCTAGCAGTATTTACATAGGAGAAGTATCTAAAGTTGAAAATGATGAGTATGGGCTATCGAAAGAGGTTCGAGTTAAAACGGCAGCTAATTTATCAGACTTAAACCATGTTTATGTAGCTAAAAGAGATCCTAAGACGATACCTGACGATGGAAGTGGGGATAATTAA
- the radC gene encoding RadC family protein, protein MKINDLANHQKPRERMLNYGASHLSHAELLAILINTGRKGYSSLDIANELLKSIVNLKELKHLSINDLNKIKGVGLYKALTLKAAFELGERMHSGSVDDKIQINNPKDAADFMMGKMEHLTQEKFIALFLNSKNIIIKQKTIFMGTLNSAIVHPREIYSEAVKCASNAIIVLHNHPSGDTTPSLEDIKTTDRLRECGDILGIQLLDHVIIGDHTYLSMVEEGYFDI, encoded by the coding sequence ATGAAAATAAATGATCTCGCAAATCATCAAAAACCCAGGGAGCGTATGTTAAATTATGGTGCCTCTCATCTATCACATGCTGAATTACTAGCAATTTTAATTAATACTGGTAGAAAAGGATATTCTAGTTTAGATATTGCGAATGAATTACTTAAATCTATTGTGAATTTAAAAGAATTAAAGCATCTATCAATTAATGATTTAAATAAAATCAAAGGCGTTGGACTATACAAAGCACTCACTTTAAAAGCTGCTTTTGAATTAGGTGAACGAATGCATTCTGGAAGTGTTGATGATAAAATTCAAATCAATAACCCTAAAGATGCAGCAGACTTTATGATGGGGAAAATGGAACATTTAACTCAAGAAAAATTTATAGCGTTATTTTTAAATTCTAAGAATATCATTATCAAGCAAAAAACAATTTTTATGGGGACATTGAATAGTGCTATTGTGCATCCTCGAGAAATCTACAGTGAAGCAGTTAAATGTGCAAGTAATGCAATTATTGTCCTTCATAACCATCCTTCAGGCGATACTACACCATCACTAGAGGATATTAAAACTACAGATAGATTACGAGAATGTGGAGATATATTAGGCATACAATTATTAGATCATGTCATTATTGGTGATCATACATATTTAAGTATGGTTGAAGAAGGTTACTTTGACATATAA
- the rplU gene encoding 50S ribosomal protein L21 produces the protein MFAIIETGGKQVKVEEGQEIFVEKLDVNEGDSFTFDKVLFVGGDAVKVGAPTVEGASVTATVQKQGRGKKITVFTYKRRKDSKRKKGHRQPYTKLTIDKINA, from the coding sequence ATGTTTGCTATTATTGAAACAGGTGGAAAACAAGTTAAAGTTGAAGAAGGACAAGAAATCTTCGTTGAGAAATTAGATGTTAACGAAGGTGATTCATTTACTTTTGACAAAGTATTATTTGTAGGTGGAGATGCAGTTAAAGTTGGTGCGCCAACAGTTGAAGGTGCTTCAGTTACTGCTACAGTACAAAAACAAGGTCGCGGTAAAAAAATCACTGTATTCACATACAAACGTCGTAAAGACTCAAAACGTAAAAAAGGTCATCGTCAACCTTACACTAAATTAACAATCGACAAAATCAACGCGTAA
- a CDS encoding DNA-3-methyladenine glycosylase I, with the protein MNDCAFGTKDPIYLKYHDEVWGQPLYDSLKLFKLLALESQHAGLSWLTILKKKESYEQAFYDFDPHQIVKMTDKDIDQLMTFPNIVHNRKKLEAIVSQAKGYFEIEKDYGSFSDYLWSTVDYEPINCGYKQPSDRITVDERATKLSKSLKSYGFKFLGPVTVFSFLEAAGLYNAHLQSCPNKPIYNHN; encoded by the coding sequence ATGAACGACTGTGCATTTGGTACCAAAGATCCGATCTATTTAAAATATCATGACGAAGTATGGGGGCAACCACTATATGATAGTCTCAAATTGTTTAAACTCTTAGCACTAGAATCTCAACATGCTGGTCTTTCATGGTTAACAATATTAAAGAAAAAAGAATCCTATGAACAAGCATTTTATGATTTCGATCCTCATCAAATTGTAAAAATGACAGATAAGGATATTGATCAATTAATGACTTTCCCTAATATCGTACATAACAGAAAAAAATTAGAAGCAATTGTAAGTCAAGCAAAAGGTTACTTTGAAATTGAAAAAGACTACGGTAGTTTCAGTGATTATTTATGGTCAACTGTTGATTATGAACCCATTAATTGTGGTTACAAACAACCTAGTGACCGAATTACTGTAGATGAACGTGCAACAAAACTTTCAAAATCTTTAAAAAGTTATGGGTTCAAATTTTTAGGTCCAGTAACAGTTTTTTCATTTTTAGAGGCTGCTGGATTGTATAATGCGCATTTGCAGTCTTGTCCAAACAAGCCGATTTATAACCATAACTAA
- a CDS encoding DUF4930 family protein, which produces MRFIFSIIKNIVAIIAIVIIVFFALKYAPFLKDQQWNPVSNDEPSVNHTQTKKDLAGGQRYTVKDNDILNNVPLSQTKNVFDWIDKKEFMSVSGIYRMGYSDDYLAGQRGDEFIIYKFGSDSIRVYRTEIEMEQDLNQLGEHIELLPPSSYE; this is translated from the coding sequence ATGCGTTTTATATTTAGCATCATTAAAAATATTGTAGCAATTATAGCAATCGTTATTATTGTATTCTTTGCGCTTAAATATGCACCTTTTTTAAAAGACCAACAATGGAATCCAGTTAGTAACGATGAACCATCTGTAAACCATACGCAAACGAAAAAAGATTTAGCTGGAGGTCAACGTTATACTGTTAAAGATAATGATATATTGAATAACGTGCCACTCAGCCAAACTAAAAATGTTTTTGATTGGATAGATAAAAAAGAATTCATGTCTGTATCTGGCATATACAGGATGGGATACAGTGATGATTATTTAGCTGGTCAGCGCGGAGATGAATTTATTATTTATAAATTTGGCTCAGATTCAATCAGAGTATATAGAACAGAAATAGAGATGGAGCAAGATTTAAACCAACTGGGTGAACATATAGAACTATTACCACCTTCAAGCTACGAGTAA
- the mreD gene encoding rod shape-determining protein MreD, which produces MRALYYFLIGIVLFYIDTVIGLVIPMQIGDKDIVFVPHLTLMYLLLICVYRSFGVAMILAAVFGIVTDLYFGSFYGLYLFGFILFVVIMDFFFKTFYRDNTMLFITVWLSTIFLEIYVAIIYSILGLIAFNFIDFIVFRLIPTLILNFILLVILYPIITKFFRKVQMKIDSK; this is translated from the coding sequence ATGCGAGCTTTATACTACTTTCTAATCGGTATAGTTTTATTCTATATTGACACAGTTATTGGGTTAGTCATTCCAATGCAAATAGGGGATAAGGACATTGTTTTTGTACCTCATTTGACGCTTATGTATTTACTATTAATTTGTGTTTACAGAAGCTTTGGTGTTGCTATGATTTTAGCTGCTGTATTTGGAATAGTAACGGACCTTTATTTCGGTAGTTTTTACGGATTATATTTATTTGGCTTCATTTTATTTGTTGTCATCATGGACTTTTTCTTTAAAACGTTTTATAGAGATAACACGATGCTATTTATTACGGTTTGGTTAAGTACGATATTCTTAGAAATATACGTTGCAATCATTTATAGTATATTAGGTTTAATTGCATTTAATTTTATAGACTTTATTGTTTTCAGACTAATACCAACACTAATATTAAATTTCATTTTATTAGTGATACTATATCCAATTATTACTAAATTCTTCAGAAAAGTACAAATGAAGATTGACAGTAAGTAA
- a CDS encoding squalene/phytoene synthase family protein — translation MADKKFPKDAMRVLKETSRTFYIPITFLEKELKHTVASAYLVLRAIDEIEDHEALSNDMKYNTLMQISELFKETFDEDKYLQILAPVKNDMPEVTIRLGEWIDACPEHTRAVVLEASSEMAYGMAKWAKANWDIHTKADLDDYTYYVAGLVGVMLSQLWDLCAGVKTDRDLAIGYGRGLQAVNILRNQHEDYEERGVSFVPDDWDRDDLFEYAEDNLAKADAYMKDINKKTILLFCRLPLALAHKSLKAMQNGREKISRSEVEETVEEIQKD, via the coding sequence ATGGCAGACAAGAAATTCCCAAAAGATGCAATGCGAGTTTTAAAAGAGACAAGCCGAACTTTTTATATACCGATTACTTTTTTAGAAAAAGAATTAAAGCATACGGTAGCTTCTGCGTATCTCGTATTACGAGCAATAGATGAAATTGAAGACCATGAAGCATTAAGTAACGATATGAAATACAATACGCTCATGCAAATAAGTGAATTATTTAAGGAAACATTCGACGAGGATAAATATTTACAAATTTTAGCGCCTGTTAAAAATGACATGCCTGAAGTTACAATACGATTAGGCGAATGGATAGATGCTTGTCCAGAACATACGAGAGCTGTTGTATTAGAGGCTTCAAGTGAGATGGCGTATGGTATGGCAAAATGGGCGAAAGCCAATTGGGATATCCATACTAAAGCGGATTTAGATGACTATACATATTATGTTGCAGGACTTGTTGGTGTGATGCTTTCACAACTTTGGGATCTTTGCGCTGGCGTTAAAACAGACCGAGATTTAGCTATAGGATATGGTCGAGGTTTACAAGCTGTAAATATTCTGAGAAATCAACATGAAGATTATGAAGAACGAGGCGTAAGTTTTGTTCCAGATGATTGGGACAGAGATGACTTGTTCGAATATGCTGAAGATAATTTAGCTAAAGCTGATGCTTATATGAAAGACATTAATAAAAAGACAATATTATTATTTTGTCGCTTACCATTGGCACTTGCACATAAATCGCTTAAAGCGATGCAAAATGGACGTGAAAAAATATCACGTTCTGAAGTAGAAGAAACAGTTGAAGAAATACAAAAAGATTAA
- the rpmA gene encoding 50S ribosomal protein L27, which translates to MLKLNLQFFSSKKGLGSTKNGRDSESKRLGAKRADGQYVTGGSILFRQRGTKIYPGENVGRGGDDTLFAKIDGVVKFERKGRDKKQVSVYAAAE; encoded by the coding sequence ATGTTAAAATTAAACTTACAATTTTTCTCATCTAAAAAAGGACTTGGTTCTACAAAAAACGGTCGTGACTCAGAATCAAAACGTTTAGGAGCTAAACGTGCTGATGGTCAATACGTTACAGGTGGTTCTATTTTATTCCGCCAACGTGGTACTAAAATTTATCCTGGTGAAAATGTAGGTCGTGGTGGCGACGATACATTATTCGCTAAAATCGACGGCGTTGTTAAATTTGAACGCAAAGGTCGCGACAAAAAACAAGTTTCTGTATACGCAGCAGCTGAGTAA
- a CDS encoding valine--tRNA ligase: MEMKPKYNPREVESGRYDQWVNSGYFKAKDDQSKETYTIVIPPPNVTGKLHLGHAWDTTLQDILTRMKRMQGYDTLYLPGMDHAGIATQAKVEAKLNEQGLSRHDLGREKFLEQAWDWKEEYANFIRQQWAKLGLGLDYSRERFTLDEGLSKAVKKVFVDMYNKGLIYRGEYIINWDPIARTALSDIEVIHEDVQGKFYHFKYPYADGNGYIEIATTRPETMLGDTAIVVNPNDERYKDVIGKTVILPIVGRELPILADEYVDIEFGSGAMKVTPAHDPNDFEIGNRHDLERIIVMDESGKMNDKADKYQGMDRFDCREQLVKDLEAENLVIKIEEHEHSVGHSERSGAVVEPYLSTQWFVKMKPLAEQALNNQKTDDRIDFVPARFEKTFNRWMEEIRDWTISRQLWWGHQIPAWYHKETGEIFVGEHEPEDIENWVQDEDVLDTWFSSALWPFSTLGWPDVEADDFQRYFPTNALVTGYDIIFFWVARMIFQGLEFTGKRPFNDVLLHGLVRAEDGRKMSKSLGNGVDPMDVIDEYGADSLRYFLATGSSPGHDLRYSTEKVESIWNFINKIWNAARFSIMNIGEDFTVEQVDLSGDLSLADKWILTRLNETIENVTELSDKYEFGEVGRTLYNFIWDEFCDWYIEMSKIPMNGEDEAQKQITRSVLTYVLDNTMRMLHPFMPFVTEQIWQNLPHEGETIVKAAWPKVNEALVFDDSKETMQQLVEIIKSVRQSRLEVDTPLSKAIPIFIKAKDENIKETLLNNSNYIDRFCHPSELTIDTTIEIPEKAMTSVTTAGEVVLPLEGLIDMDKEIARLENELLKWEKELDRVNKKLANENFVNKAPEKVINEEREKKQTYQEKYDGVKLRINQLKA; encoded by the coding sequence ATGGAAATGAAACCAAAATATAATCCAAGGGAAGTTGAGTCTGGACGTTATGACCAATGGGTAAACAGTGGATATTTTAAAGCAAAAGATGATCAATCTAAAGAAACATATACAATCGTTATTCCGCCTCCAAATGTAACTGGTAAATTACATCTTGGTCATGCTTGGGATACAACATTACAAGATATATTGACACGTATGAAACGCATGCAGGGTTACGATACCTTATATCTGCCAGGCATGGATCATGCAGGCATTGCGACACAAGCTAAAGTAGAAGCAAAATTAAATGAACAAGGTTTATCTCGACATGATTTAGGAAGAGAAAAATTCTTGGAGCAAGCATGGGACTGGAAAGAGGAATATGCAAACTTTATCAGACAACAATGGGCTAAACTTGGTCTTGGTCTAGATTATAGTAGAGAAAGATTCACATTGGATGAAGGTTTAAGTAAAGCAGTTAAAAAAGTATTCGTTGATATGTACAATAAAGGTTTGATTTATCGTGGCGAATATATTATTAATTGGGATCCTATTGCGCGCACGGCTTTATCTGATATTGAAGTTATACATGAAGATGTGCAAGGCAAATTTTACCATTTTAAATATCCTTATGCAGATGGTAATGGTTATATTGAAATTGCAACGACGCGTCCAGAAACGATGTTAGGTGACACTGCAATTGTGGTTAACCCGAATGATGAACGTTATAAAGACGTAATAGGTAAAACAGTTATTTTACCTATTGTAGGTAGAGAATTACCAATATTGGCTGATGAATATGTAGATATTGAATTTGGTAGTGGTGCGATGAAAGTTACACCTGCGCATGACCCAAATGATTTTGAAATAGGTAATCGACATGATTTAGAGCGTATTATTGTCATGGATGAATCAGGTAAGATGAATGACAAAGCTGATAAATACCAAGGCATGGATCGTTTTGATTGTCGTGAACAATTAGTAAAAGATTTAGAAGCAGAAAACCTAGTCATTAAAATTGAAGAGCATGAACATTCAGTTGGTCATTCTGAACGTTCTGGTGCAGTCGTAGAACCTTATTTATCTACACAATGGTTCGTTAAGATGAAACCACTTGCTGAACAAGCATTAAATAACCAAAAAACAGACGACAGAATCGATTTTGTTCCAGCCCGCTTTGAAAAAACATTTAATCGATGGATGGAAGAAATTCGAGATTGGACAATATCTAGACAACTTTGGTGGGGGCATCAAATTCCAGCATGGTACCATAAGGAAACTGGTGAAATATTTGTAGGTGAGCATGAACCAGAAGATATTGAAAACTGGGTACAAGATGAAGATGTCTTGGATACTTGGTTCTCCAGTGCTTTATGGCCGTTTTCTACACTAGGCTGGCCTGATGTCGAAGCAGATGACTTCCAACGTTATTTCCCAACAAATGCTTTAGTGACTGGTTATGATATTATCTTTTTCTGGGTAGCTAGAATGATTTTCCAAGGATTAGAATTTACTGGAAAACGTCCGTTCAATGATGTATTATTACATGGATTGGTTCGTGCGGAAGATGGCCGTAAGATGAGTAAATCGCTCGGTAATGGTGTTGACCCAATGGATGTTATTGATGAATATGGCGCTGATAGTTTACGCTATTTCTTAGCCACAGGATCGTCACCAGGTCATGATTTACGTTATTCTACTGAAAAAGTGGAGTCTATATGGAATTTTATTAACAAAATTTGGAATGCTGCGAGATTCAGTATTATGAATATTGGTGAAGACTTTACGGTAGAACAAGTTGACTTATCAGGTGATTTATCACTTGCTGACAAGTGGATTTTAACTCGCTTAAACGAAACAATTGAGAATGTAACGGAATTAAGTGATAAATATGAGTTTGGTGAAGTAGGCAGAACGTTATATAATTTCATATGGGATGAATTCTGTGATTGGTATATTGAAATGAGTAAGATACCAATGAATGGTGAAGACGAAGCACAGAAACAAATCACGCGCTCTGTACTTACTTATGTACTAGATAATACGATGAGAATGCTACACCCATTCATGCCATTTGTGACTGAACAAATTTGGCAAAATTTACCTCACGAAGGTGAAACAATTGTTAAAGCTGCTTGGCCAAAAGTAAACGAAGCGCTTGTTTTTGATGACAGTAAAGAAACAATGCAGCAACTCGTTGAAATTATAAAATCTGTGAGACAGTCACGCTTAGAAGTGGATACACCTTTATCTAAGGCGATTCCAATTTTCATTAAAGCAAAAGATGAAAATATTAAAGAAACATTGTTGAATAATTCAAATTATATAGATAGATTTTGTCATCCAAGTGAATTAACGATTGATACAACAATTGAAATTCCTGAAAAAGCAATGACATCTGTAACGACAGCCGGTGAAGTTGTACTTCCATTAGAAGGTTTGATTGATATGGATAAAGAGATTGCACGTTTAGAAAATGAACTTTTAAAATGGGAAAAAGAGCTAGATCGAGTAAATAAAAAATTAGCAAATGAAAACTTCGTCAATAAAGCACCTGAAAAAGTGATTAATGAAGAACGTGAGAAAAAGCAAACCTATCAAGAGAAATATGATGGTGTTAAATTACGAATTAATCAATTAAAAGCATAG
- a CDS encoding bifunctional folylpolyglutamate synthase/dihydrofolate synthase, with the protein MNYLDSLYWIHERTKFGIKPGVKRMEWMLERLNNPQFNINGIHVGGTNGKGSTVSYLRSALVDNGYEVGTFTSPFIETFNERISLNGNPISDDEIVALVQHVKPVSEALEIETELGTATEFEIITTMMFLYFGEIHPVDFVIVEAGLGIKNDSTNVFKPILSILTSIGLDHTDLLGDTYVDIAKDKGAIVKPNTPVIYAVKNDEALKVIRDYVEQQEAEGIELDRDISIISEDEEFTYRYKDYELETLLLNMVGEHQKENAALAITALIELNEDGIVDLDFNKMIDGIESVSWTGRIEQVKDQPLMIMDGAHNVESVEALISTIKQYYNIENIDILFSAIKGKPINAMVDQLKTIASTFYITDFDFPKALTKEEIFEDVRYDQKALVDDYVKFIETYEGEGLIITGSLYFISEVKSKVNFNESN; encoded by the coding sequence ATGAATTACCTAGATAGCTTATATTGGATACACGAGCGAACTAAGTTTGGTATAAAGCCAGGCGTCAAACGCATGGAATGGATGCTAGAGCGCTTGAATAATCCACAATTTAATATAAATGGTATTCATGTAGGTGGTACAAATGGTAAAGGATCGACCGTTTCATATTTGAGATCAGCACTTGTTGATAACGGATATGAAGTGGGCACATTCACTTCGCCATTTATCGAGACCTTCAATGAACGCATTAGTTTAAATGGGAATCCAATAAGTGATGATGAGATTGTTGCACTCGTTCAACACGTCAAACCCGTCAGTGAAGCATTAGAAATAGAAACAGAACTTGGCACTGCTACCGAATTTGAAATTATAACAACAATGATGTTTTTATATTTTGGAGAAATTCATCCAGTAGATTTTGTTATAGTCGAAGCAGGATTAGGTATTAAAAATGATTCGACTAATGTATTTAAACCAATATTATCAATCCTTACAAGTATTGGGTTAGATCATACAGACCTTTTAGGTGATACTTATGTAGATATCGCGAAAGACAAAGGCGCTATCGTTAAACCTAATACACCTGTTATTTATGCCGTGAAAAACGATGAAGCACTTAAAGTGATTAGAGATTATGTTGAGCAACAAGAGGCTGAAGGCATCGAATTAGATCGCGATATTAGTATTATTTCAGAAGATGAAGAATTTACTTATCGCTATAAAGATTATGAATTAGAAACACTACTTCTGAATATGGTCGGTGAACATCAAAAAGAAAATGCAGCTCTAGCGATTACGGCATTAATTGAATTAAATGAAGATGGTATCGTTGATTTAGATTTCAATAAAATGATAGATGGTATAGAATCCGTAAGTTGGACTGGTAGAATTGAACAAGTAAAAGATCAGCCTTTAATGATTATGGATGGAGCGCATAATGTAGAAAGCGTAGAAGCGTTAATTAGCACAATTAAGCAATATTACAACATAGAAAATATAGATATCTTGTTTTCAGCAATTAAAGGAAAGCCCATCAATGCCATGGTAGATCAACTTAAAACGATTGCATCGACATTCTATATTACTGATTTTGATTTCCCGAAAGCCTTAACAAAAGAAGAGATTTTTGAAGACGTCAGATACGATCAAAAAGCACTTGTTGATGATTATGTTAAGTTTATAGAAACTTATGAGGGTGAAGGTTTAATCATTACTGGCAGTTTATACTTTATTAGCGAAGTAAAATCTAAAGTGAATTTTAATGAGAGCAATTAG
- a CDS encoding AbrB family transcriptional regulator: MNKQLRNNMIVLLFAVILSLILNVAHILLPFMFGPIIASVICVRVFRLEIEWPFWLSQIGLVLLGVQIGSTFTKNVILDIKDDWLTIILITVMLLALALVIAFFFKKIAKVNTETAILSVIPGALSQMLIMAEENKRANIMVVSLTQTSRIIFVVILVPFISYFFRDNGSNGSLEKATTKVLTDAVSIPQILLLALAVFIVYIIMSKINFPTKQLLAPIIVLISWNLITGVTFTLDNYIIASAQVIYMIRIGLQIAKLLDQMKGRIAVAIAFQNVLLILLAFIMVLLISMVSNHSVNELFLGAAPGGMSQIVLVAIETGADVALISSYHIFRIFFILFLIAPLLGHLLKYIDRSHS, encoded by the coding sequence ATGAATAAGCAATTAAGAAATAATATGATCGTATTACTGTTCGCCGTGATATTAAGTTTGATATTAAACGTAGCGCATATATTGTTGCCATTCATGTTTGGTCCTATTATTGCAAGTGTGATTTGTGTGAGGGTCTTTCGTCTAGAGATTGAATGGCCATTTTGGCTTAGTCAGATAGGTTTGGTTTTGCTAGGTGTTCAAATTGGTTCAACTTTCACTAAAAATGTAATATTAGATATTAAAGATGATTGGTTAACGATTATTTTGATTACTGTCATGTTGTTAGCCCTAGCATTAGTGATAGCATTCTTTTTCAAAAAAATTGCCAAAGTTAATACGGAAACTGCTATTCTTAGTGTGATTCCAGGGGCTTTAAGTCAAATGTTAATCATGGCGGAAGAAAATAAAAGAGCAAATATTATGGTAGTCAGTTTGACACAAACTTCAAGGATTATTTTTGTAGTTATTCTAGTACCATTTATTTCTTACTTTTTCAGAGATAATGGTAGTAATGGTAGCCTTGAAAAGGCGACAACGAAGGTACTGACAGATGCAGTATCAATTCCCCAAATATTACTTTTAGCATTAGCAGTTTTTATTGTTTATATCATAATGAGTAAGATTAATTTTCCAACGAAACAGTTACTAGCACCGATTATAGTACTTATTAGTTGGAATTTAATTACAGGTGTAACATTTACTCTAGATAATTATATTATTGCGTCGGCCCAGGTGATCTATATGATTCGCATTGGTCTACAAATAGCTAAGTTGCTAGATCAAATGAAAGGGAGAATTGCAGTTGCGATTGCATTTCAAAATGTACTTTTGATATTACTTGCCTTTATCATGGTGTTGCTAATTTCGATGGTGTCTAATCATTCTGTAAATGAATTGTTCCTTGGTGCTGCACCTGGTGGCATGAGCCAAATCGTATTAGTAGCAATTGAAACAGGTGCCGATGTGGCGCTGATATCGAGTTATCATATTTTTAGGATATTCTTTATTTTATTCTTAATTGCACCTTTATTAGGTCATTTACTCAAATATATAGATAGATCACATTCATAG